The window ACCAGGGCAAATTAATTGAGCAGGGTACCCATGACGATCTGCTGGCCGCAGGCGGCCGCTATGCCCACTTGTTTTCGCTGCAAGCGGCAGGCTATCGCTAGGCTGGGCAGATCGGCACGCACTAGATGGGACGAGAGCTATATTAATCCGGTGCATAGTATTGGATATAGTCCAGCCAACCTTGGGCATCCTTGGCTTCGGGGTTAATGCTCAGGGTAGCGTTGAAGTCTGCCATAGCTCCCTGAGTGTCACCCAGGTCATAGCGGGCTAGACCCCGGTTGTAATAGGCATCTTCATCTTGGGTATTCAGGGCGATCGCTTGACTGTAGTCGGCGATCGCATCTTCGGGATATCCCAAGTCGTAGTGGGCTACGCCGCGATTGTAGTAGCTATCGCCATGGCGAGGATTAATTTGTAACGCCATGGTGTAGGCTTCGATGGCCGCCTGGAGCTCACCCCGCTCATAGGCAGCTAGCCCCTCCGCGTGATAACAATCTGCGCGTAAGACGGTATCGTCTACCAGCTCGCAGCCGCTAGGTTCCGATACCTCATCCTGGGGCATGAATTGGGCGACAACTGGAGATATGGCCACCATGCTGCTGGCTGAGACGACGGCCATTGTCGCGATCGCGCGTACCCAGTGAGATCGGATCAGCATCGCCATAGAAGCTCCTCCCTATGCATAGACTATGCAGACTATATGGACGATAACCTTGGACAGTCTTAGTCCATCTTGAGTGACAGTTTCTTGAGTGACAGTCTCCCCACACAACCCTGAGGTACAGCATGGGCTTCACTGGATTACTCCAGCAATGACCTGCTTCCTTCAGTCTTGCCTAGGCAAAGCCTTCGACAGAACCCGTTCACAGGTGATTTCATCAGTCCTAAATCCGTCTAAGGATATTGCATTCTAATTTGTAAGGTCATGCTACCCCCTAAAAGAAACATGGCATCATCGTAGGACGCTGGGCCGGTACGGGCGATCGCATTATTAGAAAACCCATAGCCCTCTGTTGGCATCCCAAAGAGACCCCGGTTGAGCACCTCGTCACCATTGGCATCATGGTAAATTGCCATGGCATAGGTTCCCGCCGGCAGTTCTCCAATGGTAAGACTCATGTCTACATCGGTAATGGGATCGCAGCCTTGGGCTACTGCATTACCATCCCCACTGGGAAACCCCTGGCTGCCGTTAAAGATTCTGTAGCAGACATTACCTTGTTGGCTATTGAGTTGCTCAACTCGGATGGTGAGCTGACTGTTGAGGTTCAGTTGAGACTCTGCCTGGGCCAAGCCTGCCATGGGTAAATGGCTTAGACCAAGTACCAGTCCTCCTCCCAGAATTCTATGTATCCAACACTTCATGGGTTCGTCTCAACCGTCTGAATTT is drawn from Candidatus Obscuribacterales bacterium and contains these coding sequences:
- a CDS encoding tetratricopeptide repeat protein; its protein translation is MAMLIRSHWVRAIATMAVVSASSMVAISPVVAQFMPQDEVSEPSGCELVDDTVLRADCYHAEGLAAYERGELQAAIEAYTMALQINPRHGDSYYNRGVAHYDLGYPEDAIADYSQAIALNTQDEDAYYNRGLARYDLGDTQGAMADFNATLSINPEAKDAQGWLDYIQYYAPD
- a CDS encoding DUF2141 domain-containing protein encodes the protein MKCWIHRILGGGLVLGLSHLPMAGLAQAESQLNLNSQLTIRVEQLNSQQGNVCYRIFNGSQGFPSGDGNAVAQGCDPITDVDMSLTIGELPAGTYAMAIYHDANGDEVLNRGLFGMPTEGYGFSNNAIARTGPASYDDAMFLLGGSMTLQIRMQYP